The following are from one region of the Cytobacillus firmus genome:
- the secA2 gene encoding accessory Sec system translocase SecA2, with product MITKVKQIFDNSSKELKRLSKLVEEINRLETVYEQLSNGQLQAKTSFFKEELKNGKTLDDIKADAFASIREAARRVLGLRHYDVQLIGGLVLHNGCIAQMNTGEGKTLVATLASYLHALSGKGVHVITANEYLARRDKELMGQVHEFMGLTVGLNISQMDPAEKKEAYKADITYGTGTEFGFDYLRDNMVTSITDKVQRELHFAIVDEIDSILIDEARTPLIIANKTSEGADLFNISALIIKSFKEAEDYEMVSELKQVFLTEKGASKIEAAFGIENLYDADHQALLHNIMQSLRASVLMKLDVDYIIKDGKIILIDKYTGRVMDGRTFSDGLHQAIEAKEGLEITEENTTQATITVQNYFRMYKGLSGMTGSAIPSRREFQETYNLNVITIPPNKPIQRQDLEDMVFVDSVSKFRKIVEEVKKFYQLGRPVLIGTTSIEQSEKLSGILKGAKIPHQLLNAKTEEDEAKIISLAGQKAQVMIATNMAGRGTDILLGEGVKELGGLHIIGTEKHESKRIDMQLRGRSGRQGDPGSSQFIISLEDDLFHYYDETEKERFQAKIKANEENLILSPDPVKFVSSVQETIENMYYSSRSHLLKLDSVLDQQSKVVYSNRDRIITLPPAEIFDELLDYMENFINRSVGSYFSEEEEPRSPERLIHELSLVSIDLELSHDKIADFEEKELTVLILDKFQEVREFILSYKENEPLGIQLKHFILQHTDMYWIQHLDQLSHMRDGVQLKGYGQEDPYRLFEKEAFERFNELISKIESSVSFSFMEYLQSEQAAQIDSGEEDE from the coding sequence ATGATTACTAAAGTGAAACAAATATTTGATAATAGTTCGAAAGAATTAAAAAGACTTTCCAAGCTTGTTGAAGAAATTAATAGGTTGGAAACTGTCTATGAACAGCTTTCCAATGGCCAGCTTCAGGCTAAAACCAGCTTCTTCAAAGAAGAATTAAAAAATGGAAAAACATTGGATGATATAAAGGCAGATGCATTTGCTTCTATAAGGGAAGCTGCAAGGAGAGTACTGGGCTTAAGGCATTATGATGTTCAGCTTATCGGAGGCTTAGTACTTCATAACGGATGCATAGCACAAATGAATACAGGAGAGGGAAAAACTCTTGTTGCCACTTTGGCAAGTTATCTCCATGCACTATCCGGAAAAGGGGTACACGTCATAACTGCCAATGAATACCTTGCTCGGCGTGATAAGGAACTTATGGGGCAGGTCCATGAATTTATGGGCCTGACTGTAGGCTTAAATATTTCACAGATGGATCCAGCTGAGAAAAAGGAAGCCTATAAAGCTGACATTACATATGGAACAGGTACAGAATTTGGTTTTGATTATCTAAGAGATAATATGGTTACATCCATAACGGATAAAGTGCAGAGAGAACTTCATTTTGCTATTGTTGATGAAATAGACAGCATATTGATAGATGAAGCCCGCACCCCTTTAATTATTGCCAACAAAACTAGTGAGGGTGCGGACCTGTTTAATATTTCAGCTCTTATAATAAAGTCCTTTAAGGAAGCCGAAGATTATGAAATGGTTTCGGAATTGAAACAGGTTTTTCTGACAGAAAAGGGAGCATCTAAAATTGAAGCGGCTTTTGGAATCGAAAACCTTTATGATGCTGATCATCAGGCCCTGCTTCATAATATTATGCAATCTCTTCGCGCCTCGGTACTCATGAAATTAGATGTGGATTATATTATTAAAGATGGAAAGATTATTTTAATAGATAAATATACGGGAAGAGTCATGGATGGCAGGACTTTCAGTGATGGTCTTCACCAGGCAATTGAGGCAAAGGAAGGCCTGGAAATAACAGAAGAAAATACAACACAGGCAACAATTACGGTTCAAAATTATTTTCGCATGTATAAAGGCCTATCTGGTATGACTGGAAGTGCCATTCCTTCAAGACGCGAATTTCAGGAAACGTATAATTTAAACGTGATTACGATTCCACCCAATAAGCCGATCCAAAGACAAGATTTAGAAGACATGGTCTTTGTTGATTCAGTTTCCAAGTTTAGAAAAATTGTTGAGGAAGTAAAGAAATTTTATCAGTTGGGCCGTCCCGTGCTAATTGGGACAACGTCCATTGAACAGTCTGAAAAGCTGTCGGGTATATTGAAAGGGGCAAAAATACCCCATCAGCTGCTCAATGCAAAAACAGAAGAAGATGAAGCGAAAATCATTTCACTGGCTGGACAAAAAGCCCAAGTGATGATAGCTACCAATATGGCAGGCCGCGGAACAGATATATTATTGGGTGAAGGAGTAAAAGAGCTGGGCGGACTCCATATTATTGGAACAGAAAAGCATGAAAGCAAACGAATAGACATGCAGCTTAGAGGAAGATCTGGAAGGCAGGGAGACCCAGGTTCTTCTCAATTTATTATTTCTTTGGAAGATGATCTGTTCCACTACTATGATGAAACTGAAAAAGAACGTTTCCAAGCTAAAATAAAGGCAAATGAAGAAAACCTAATTCTCTCTCCGGATCCTGTGAAATTTGTAAGCAGTGTCCAGGAGACTATTGAAAATATGTATTATTCCAGCCGGAGTCATCTCCTGAAGCTTGATTCCGTCCTTGACCAGCAGAGTAAAGTCGTATACTCAAACAGAGACAGAATCATAACCCTCCCGCCTGCGGAAATATTTGATGAGCTTTTAGATTATATGGAGAATTTTATTAATAGATCTGTGGGGTCCTATTTCTCTGAAGAGGAGGAACCCCGCAGTCCAGAAAGATTGATTCATGAACTGTCTCTTGTTTCAATTGATTTGGAATTGTCCCATGACAAGATTGCAGATTTTGAGGAGAAGGAACTAACTGTGCTGATTCTGGACAAGTTTCAGGAAGTTCGCGAGTTCATTTTGTCTTACAAAGAGAATGAACCTCTTGGAATCCAGCTAAAGCATTTCATTCTTCAGCATACAGACATGTATTGGATCCAGCATCTGGATCAGTTAAGCCATATGAGGGATGGAGTCCAGCTTAAAGGCTATGGGCAGGAAGATCCCTACAGGCTATTCGAAAAAGAAGCTTTTGAAAGATTTAATGAGTTAATAAGCAAAATAGAGTCCAGCGTAAGCTTTAGTTTTATGGAGTATCTGCAGAGTGAACAGGCTGCACAGATAGACAGTGGAGAGGAAGATGAGTAA